CCAATCCATAACCTTCCACCCTCATCAAAAGCCATTGAGCTTATATGGTCGGCTGTTAATGGCGAGAGTGGGGAATTTGTGCCGAATCGGTCAAATTCTAAACGAGTCTTGTTAATGTCTGCTCGTAAAATACCTTTGTTTGTTAAAGCAAAAAGGTTTTGATCCTCGCCATTTGACCAAAGTATTGTATTTGTAAATTTTGTTTTATCACTATCATTTATACTATCGGAAGCTTTATTAATAGGATAAACAGAAACTGATTTATCAAAAATTTCTACTACATCACCAGTAAAAAGACCTCCCCAAAGTTTTTCTCCTATTTTGGCTAAAGAAATAATATTAGGAATAGAGTTAATTTTTTCAATTTCTCCTGTATCAGTTCTTAGCACTACACCAAAATCTGTTGCAATAATAACCCCACGTTTGTCTTCACTTAATGCAGTAATTCGGTTTGATGGCAAGTTCTCTTGCTTAGTAATTTGTTGCCAACGGCTTTCTTGCCATAGATAAAGACCTGACGCATAAGTTCCAATATAAAGTCGGTTTCCATTTTGTAGTAGTGAAGTAATTTGTGGAATAGGCTTTATTTCTTGGTCTTGACGTGTAAATTTCAACCCATCAAAAGCTAATAGCCCACCATCAAAAGTCCCAACTAAAAGTCTTTCCTCTGTTGCTAGTAAACTACTAATTTGTCGAATCACAGGTTTTTGGATCTTATGATGGATAAAATCTTTACCATTAAAAATAACTAATCCGTTGTCAGATGTACCAATACAAAGTTGTGAGCGAAAAACTACTAAAGCAGTTAAGTCTATGCTTGGCAATCCATCTAAATTTTTAGTGTTTAACTAATTTGCCTTCTAAATCAAAGACCAATAGCCCACCAGAAGTAGCAATATAGTAATTATTATTATATTTACACATTGCTCTAGTTTGAAATGTTGATAAAAATAATTGCAAACCAGTAGATGATAAAGGGGTAGCTATAACAATAGTGCTATCAATTTTGCTTAAAGAGGCTTGTTTTTCGCCTTCACTAGTAATAACAGATTCTATTTTTTTGGAGTAAAAATAAATACTTATAAATAAAGTAAATAAAGTAAATAAAGTAAATAAACTCAGTAGTAAGGTTACATACTTTTTTTGTTTAAGTTTTAGCAATCCATTTTTGGTATTACTTATAAGTGACATATTTCGTTACAAAAACTACCAACTAAAATGACAAAAAATGTGACTTTTAGAGGAGTTTTTTAATTCTAAAAAATAAACTATTAACATTAAGTTAAGAGTTTATTAACATTTCATTAAATTTTGTAAAGCCCCAAACTGAAATTTAATATTTTGGTATGGTATTTGCCTAGTTAACTTTTATCCAAAGTAAATTTAACTAACATCATAATAACTTTATTTTCTGGTCTGTCAAATGTAAGCATAGAAAGCTTAGTAAATTAGCAAAGAAAACAAGGATTAAATCCTTAAAACAAACACTAAACTAAAGTAAGTAAACTAAAAACGGGGAAATTATGAGGAAACCTACTTGTATAAAAAAGAGAAATTTTAAGTCTTCTAATGCAGGATTTAGTCTAATTGAACTATTGATAGTAATTACAATAATTGGTATTTTAGCAGCTATTTCTGTAGTAAATGTATTTAGTGCGCGTCGTGCTGCTAATAGTTCTTCTGCTGCTTCAGCAATGCGTACTTTTCATCAATCTGAGGCTAGCTATTCAGCCGGAGCCGGTAATGGTTCTTTTGGTAGCCCACAAGAGCTTTTTGCACAAGAATTTATTGATTCTTCTTTAGCGGCTTCCTGTCTTCCTACACCAACAGGTACAACAGTTGGTGGTTTGGTTGCCGCTGCGCAACGGCCTAAGAGCGGGTTTATTTTTGTTTTTAATAATCCTTCTCCTGATAGATATGAAATATCTGGAAGACCTTTTGTTTCTACAGGTCTAGCAACTAGCGGAGATAAAACATTTTTTATTGATAGTAGTGGTGTATTGCGCTCATCAACTTTACCAACAGTTAATGCTGATTCTACAAGCGCACCGTTAAATAATTAAAAACTCTTAATAATTATTACAAAAAGTAGGAATATTTTTCCTACTTTTTATAATAATTGGCGGCCAGCAAATCCAGCATCTATTTCATGCCAATAATTGATTTCCTCTTCATCCATTTTCCAACATAAGTAAATTACTCGCCCGTCTTTCAAATGAGGAAAATCACATAATCCTGTCCTATAGTCTTTAACTAAAACACCAGTATTTTCTATTTCCTGAATTACAGTAGTTAGTAAAACTACGTTATGTAGATAGCTTGGCCCTAAATAAGAACCACTACCTAGGCTAGCTTTACTACGCACTTTTTTAATTTCTTCCTGCATTCCAAGTAATACACTGCTTACTTTAGTCACCTTTTTAATTAAAGGTCGTAGTTTAGGAATCAAACTATTAGCTTCTTGAAGTGTAAAAAGTTTTTCTGGAGTTAATTCATTTTGCATAAATTTGATTGAGTAAATCCCTATTTATTAAGTTTAGATAAAGCTGTTTGTAAAGCCTCAATTGCTAAATCTGCCGCATGTTTTTTGCCTCTAGGCAAGCCTTCAAGCATTTTAATTAATTCATCTGTTTCTAATAAACTTGCTTGATGGATAGTTTTATCAATTAACCATTCTGTTAGCAATGAGGCTGATGCTAAGGTTGGCGCACAACCATAAGCTTGCATTTTAACGCTAGTAATATTTTTGTCTAATTTTATAAAAAGTTTTATTTGATCTCCACATGCACTATTGATTACAGATGATGTCACTGTAGCATCTGCTAATTCACCAACGTTACGAGGATTTTCTAAATGATCTAAAACCGTTTTAGAGTATGGCATTTTAGTTATTGTTTTGTTGACATAGCCTGTCGATATAGTGGAGAAACTCGCCTAAGCCGAGTTACTGCTTCAGGTAATATGCTTAATACATAATCAATTTCTTCTTTAGTTGTATAGCGTGAGAGTGAAAAACGAATGCTCCCACGTACTAATTCTTTACTTAAACCCATTGCTACTAATACTGGGCTTGGTTCTGTTGAGCCAGAAGAACAAGCTGAACCTGTGGAAACCGCTACGCCTTTTAGATCTAAAGCAATAAGCAAAGCTTCTCCCTCAATATAACTAAAACTAATATTGGAAATATTCGGCAATCTACTACTCGTCTCACCATTGAATTTAATTTCTGGTACTAGTTTACTAACTTCTGTTTCAAAGTAATCTCTTAGATGGCTGATTTTTTCCATTTCTTCTGCTAAATGATGTTCTGCTAGTTTAGCCGCACAACCCAATCCAACAATAGCAGGCACATTTTCTGTACCTGCGCGGCGATCTCTTTCGTGTCGTCCACCAGTTATTTGAGAGCTAATTCTTACGCCTTTACGCAAATAAAGTGCGCCAATGCCTTTAGGCCCGTGTATTTTATGACCAGATAAAGAAAGTAAATCTACCCCTAGATCTTTTACATTTACAACTATTTTTCCTACACTTTGGACTGCATCTGTATGAAAAAAAATATTTTTACGTTGATTGCGGATTTCTTTTA
The sequence above is drawn from the Blastocatellia bacterium genome and encodes:
- a CDS encoding prepilin-type N-terminal cleavage/methylation domain-containing protein — its product is MRKPTCIKKRNFKSSNAGFSLIELLIVITIIGILAAISVVNVFSARRAANSSSAASAMRTFHQSEASYSAGAGNGSFGSPQELFAQEFIDSSLAASCLPTPTGTTVGGLVAAAQRPKSGFIFVFNNPSPDRYEISGRPFVSTGLATSGDKTFFIDSSGVLRSSTLPTVNADSTSAPLNN
- a CDS encoding DUF2203 domain-containing protein; protein product: MQNELTPEKLFTLQEANSLIPKLRPLIKKVTKVSSVLLGMQEEIKKVRSKASLGSGSYLGPSYLHNVVLLTTVIQEIENTGVLVKDYRTGLCDFPHLKDGRVIYLCWKMDEEEINYWHEIDAGFAGRQLL
- a CDS encoding iron-sulfur cluster assembly scaffold protein, translating into MPYSKTVLDHLENPRNVGELADATVTSSVINSACGDQIKLFIKLDKNITSVKMQAYGCAPTLASASLLTEWLIDKTIHQASLLETDELIKMLEGLPRGKKHAADLAIEALQTALSKLNK
- the nifS gene encoding cysteine desulfurase NifS yields the protein MTENTLTSRVYLDNSASTKLAAEVLEAMLPYFSEQFGNASSIHRFGQQAKAAMDNARQQVADLIGAQANEIIFLSGGTEADNLAIRGITSNYQGKGNHIITSQFEHPAVRNTCAALEKEGWRVTYLPIYRNGLVRIEDVKAAISDETLLITIMHANNEVGTLQPIAEIGELVKEIRNQRKNIFFHTDAVQSVGKIVVNVKDLGVDLLSLSGHKIHGPKGIGALYLRKGVRISSQITGGRHERDRRAGTENVPAIVGLGCAAKLAEHHLAEEMEKISHLRDYFETEVSKLVPEIKFNGETSSRLPNISNISFSYIEGEALLIALDLKGVAVSTGSACSSGSTEPSPVLVAMGLSKELVRGSIRFSLSRYTTKEEIDYVLSILPEAVTRLRRVSPLYRQAMSTKQ